Within the Stigmatopora argus isolate UIUO_Sarg chromosome 23, RoL_Sarg_1.0, whole genome shotgun sequence genome, the region TGCCTCACTGGTTGAGCTACTGTTTTTCGCCAGCTCCGACGACATTCCTCAAATCATGAAATGTTTGTCGGAAGGCGTTGTTCAGATGAATTCCGCTCCTAAGAAGAAGCCATTGAGGGGACGTGGCTTTTAGTGAGATTCTTAAGGAAGGGACCCCTCGCTGCCCACCAATGGGCGGGTCGCAACGTGTCCGGCTCCACCTGTCACCGGAggaatccagtaaaaaaaaaaaagaggaaacgcCTAAGGACATTTGTGTCGTGTCACTCGGCAGCCCGCTAAAAGGGCAGCTTTGTTTGCCCGCCAGAAAAATGTAAACCGCCTTCTCCGCCGttgtggaaacaaaacaaaaaacgccACACGCAAAACTCCAGTCCTCTTTGGGGTTCTGCGTCGCTCCCGCTCGTATTTCGAAAGCACCATTAAGCGTTTCCATTTAGCGTTTATAATatttggagagagaaaaaaaactgaattttaatgttaaccggccatttcattctttactgtaaatatttttttccctgcaaTGGGACCAATTTTAATCTTAAACTTAATTCCATGCGTACAAAAAATGTGACACTCAATTCAAGCTAATTTGTTTTAGCATCCACGCTAACAGCTACTCTTAACATTTTacccttttcccccccaaagcCTCTTTAAAAATCCACAACTAATTTTGTCAACGTCTTTCGATAACCCCCCTCGTCCCCACCACtagtctttattttatttttttattgtctttgaCGTATGTGCAATATATGGTGACTAGCTCAAAGCAGGTAAGACCTGTCTCTTGTTGGActccccaaaaatgtcttgcgtgggttttctccgggtactccccaAAAAGGCTAACCGTACGGTAAATTTGAGAGGCTAAAGATATTTTCTCTCACTCCCCAGGACTGGCCATGGAGAAGGACGGTCGCACCAGCGCCATGAGTGAAGGCGAGGGCCCggacgaggaggacgacgacgaagacgaAGAAGGCGGCGCTGAGACGGAGGAGCAGTCGGGCAACGAGAGCGAAATGAACGAAGCGGAGGAGGACGTGAGTGGGCCGTCTCCGCGGACTTCCCTTTCCTAGCGTCCACCCACCCGCCGTGTCGGCCGCAGGAAGCCTCCGAGAACGAAGAGGACGAACGCGACGACGAGGAAGAGGAGAACACCGACGACCTGACGGACTCCAACAAGGAAAACGAGACGGACGAGGAGAACAACGTGAGCCCCGTCGGTCAAACTCCCCCGGCCCCGACCCCGACGCGCTTTTGACTTTTGCCCGCCTCGGCGTAGGAGGTGACCCTCCGCGGCGGCGGGCTCCGCCACGTGGCGTGCGCCGAGGACGAGGACTTCATTCAGGCTTTGGACAAGATGATGCTGGAGAACCTGCAGGTGGGTCCGAGCCGGCGCCGGTCGGTGCGCGGGCGCTCCCTTACCCGTTGGTTGATGGCCGTGCGCCGGGCCCCCGCAGCAGCGTACCGGCGAGTCGGTGAAGGTGCACCAGCTGGACGTGGCCATTCCCCTGCAGCTCAAGAGCCAGCTGAGAAAGGGAGGCGCCGGCCCGCCCTGCATCGGCGACGCCGACGTCTCGGAAACCATGCAGTTTGTCATGCTCACGCGCAAGGGCAACAAGCAGCAGGTAACCGTATCGCCATCTTCTCGCCCTCCACCTTATTTGGTACCAGTTGCCTTTGCTCAAGAGGGTCAAATTCATCTCATGTTGGGTTGGTGGGGCCGTTGGGTCTGCCAATTAGGCGGAGGACCCAATAGATCATTTCCAAATTCCGGTAtatttttacactgaaaaaaaaacaacatttctcCCTCTGCCCATCCCGCTAGCAAATTTGCCCGCTACCTAATACTCATGTCGTTGAACACCAGAGGGCCATTTTTCACCAAattcacacaaacatacacagcAATAATATTGACTCTGGAGCTGGGGAATGTGCGGTTTGCGGGCCTCTCCTACTGTAGGGTGTGTCCCGCTTGCCCACAAAATTGACGGACAAGTACACAGAACGTCCTTGTACCTTGCTCTGCGCCACACACAACATTCTTTATGCACTGAGTTTTGCACACGTTAGCATTTAAGCCTCTACAGGGCAGGTATTATTGctatttccccaaaaaatcaaaatagcTCGACAAAGATGTGCTGTCTGTGTACAGTTGGGTGAATCGGAGCGGTCACTCTTCAATCACGTCTTTTTCAATCCTGTCGCGACACCTTATTTCAAGGATATGCCCAGGCAAATGAGCGCCCCCTCGAGACTCGATCCGGGATAGACTTGGGAACAATACTACTCGCTCCCTGTGTAAATGgcggccttttttttttgcattggtcTGGCAGTACAAGATCCTGAACGTGCCGCTGTCGTCCCACCTGGCCGCCAACCACTTTAACCAACAGCAGGCCGAGCAAGAGGAACGCATGAGGATGAAGAAGCTCACCCTGGACATCAACGAGCGCCAGGAGCAGGAAGACTACCAGGGtaaggccgccgccgccgccgtacgTCCAGCTTTCTGCCCACTGTCAGTCATtgaccacacacacgcacgcacacacacgtgggCAGAGATGCTGCAGTCCCTGGCCCAGCGTCCGGCGCAGGCCAACACCAACCGCGAGCGTCGGCCCCGCTACCAGCACCCCAAAGGCGCCCCCAACGCCGACCTCATCTTCAAGACCGGAGGAAGGTGAGCCCCTCGGAAGCGGCCCCACCCGGACCGGACCGCCGCGCCCTCTCACCCGCCTGTCCTTCCAGGAGACGTTGATGAGTCCTCGGCTCGCCCAGAAGAGGGAGAAGATCGGAGGGGAAGCTGTCCGACGGGTGAGGGCCACCCACCGCGCCTCCAAAAGGCGCCCGCCGATGCCGTGGCCGACCTCGACGACCCCCCGCTCCCCGTCCGGACCGGGGGGGGGGCCCGTGgaggacagacggacagagcaATGCGGAGAGCAGGGGTGGGTTCcaggtttttctttttgtctgttgCCTGAGACGATACGCTTTAGAAGGTGAGGACGACGGACAATCAATTCCTCATCAACGGACAGGTGTGCGAGCGGATAGTTTTGTTGGGGGTGCCGTCCTCAAATGTAGAAAAAGTGCAGAGACCGAGTGGAGCGAAATTTCCGAACGAACTTGAAATGAATCCGAGCGACTGCGACTTCTCAAATCAAATGGACCTGAATTTTTACCGTGTAACTTGTCAACGAGAGAGAAATGCAAAGTGCatatgaattgaatggaatggctttattgtcatgatactaatacaatgagattttaaagtttattttgaaaggccGTCATCCCAAGTCCCAACTTCCACGAAATGTGCCGTTGGCGCAATAAAGTCAATATCCACTTGTAATAGTGAGCGCACCCGAACTCTTTTCACTTCCGCCATCCTCGTCAAGCAGTGTTGTTGGATttgttgtctttcttttttgttttgaaccaATCAATTGCCTGAGCTTCTCCCTGATTTCCAAAATACACTGCGTGTGTCAAGTGGCCTCTCATTTCATCCACTTAGTTTAGCTGTGGTGcaagtttaaaaaagaaaaaaaaagaaaaagggcaaGCCTGTCCCCCATTCAAAGTACTTACAAGACGGCAAAGGCAAACATTTAGtccttcaattcatttaaacttgaatAAAATGAAGGAACAAAGCTAACATACAACAATAAAGTCAGAACACCCGATTCTGATACTTCATAATGACTGTAGATATGCTACAGAGAAAACcggagtctttaaaaaaacattcacgagGTCTTTTGTTTCCCGCAGCGGTAACGCTGCGAAAGCCACGCCGTGATGTTACTTCCTTCGTATACTTAGTATAGTACTTACTGTAGCTGAACCACAGACACCGGAGTCGGACTAACAAAAGGCACACACGCCTCCGTTGTTACGGATTGGATCCGCGGTGATCCGTGGCATATTTCCCAAGTGCCAATTAGCCACGGGAATCTATATTTGGAGGCCCCGCGGTTGGAATACTAACAGTTGCAGGCGCAATGTGAAAAAATGAACCCGTTCCAAGGTTCGCAATGAGTGGACGAGGCTGCTCCGCGCcgttaaaaaaaacttccagtGCCCCAAAAACCTTTCTCCCCAAAACTACTTGTGCTTGCTGGGTCAAAAAAAAGCACTGACTTTGCTCCTCTCCCTAAAGCGGCCCACAAAGAACCAAGTCAGTAAATAGAGCGGTAAAAATATGCTTCCCTTCAGCAAACTTTACGACCGGACGGCACAGAAGCGCAAAACTGGTCGCACGGGTCTTTCTTCTCCGAGTAATTGGGTCTCCGCCGCCACGCCTTTGGCGGAGACGCCAAGAAAGCTGACAGGGGCGAAAGGTTACCGTCACGACTCTTTGAGAAGCCCGAGTCTCTTCAGCGCCTGCTTGCGAGAATCCTCGTTCGCCCCACGGCCAGAAAACTGCACGGTGATACCTTGGGACCGGAACATGGGGGCCGGTTTTCGCTTGGTCTCGGAGGGCGTCTTGGCTGACGCGCCGGCTTGGCCACGCGAGGACGGAGGGATTCTAGGCGCCGGGCTCGGGGGCGGCCCCTTGGAAGCGGCGGGGTCGATGGTTTGACTCTTGCCCCCGTAGCTGTTGAGCTCGGCGGGCGGGAGGCGGGGTTTGGGATTCACCTGGATGTGGGAGCTGAGGATGTCGGGAAGATGGCTCCTGGGCACGGCCGCGCCGGAGGTGGGGCTGACCATTTTGGACTTCCCCCCGTAGCTGTTGAACTGGCTGGGGGTCCCCAGCACCCAAGGAACCTCTTGGGCTTCCGAGACGGTGGCGGGTTCTTTCTTAGCGGGCCCCGGGGTGACCACGATGGATTTCCCTCCGAAGCTGTTCAGTTCCAGCGACGCGATGTCCGACGGGGAAGCGTAGGGTGAGGACTTCCTCGCGTGAGGCGGGCTCACCGCGGGCTTCCGAGGGGGTTCCGTGGACCGACTCTCGGCCTTTTTGCCGGACGGGTAGCCTTGCGGCGCCGCTGGGACCTCGGCGCGTGGGGTAAGGACGCCGCTGTCCCTCGGGGGTACCCTGTTCCTGTTCTCCAAAACGGCGGCGATGCCGCTCGCCGCGGTCGGGACGGGCCTGGGGGCGGCGGCCACGGCGTCGGGGCCCGACGTCCCCCCGGAGAGGGCCCGGTTCCCGGCCAGACCCAGTTTAGACAGCGCCTCCATCCGGGTTTGTTCCGGCGTGGGGTCCTTGAAGGACATGCTGCGAGCGGGAGGACCGTGCTTCTTGGCCGCTAAATTAGCCTTGAATTCCTCGGGCGGGAGGACTTGAGGTCCTCCCGGCAGATTGGACATCACCAACGCGCGCCTGTCGTACAGGTTGATGTTGAACGCCGGCTGATTCTGGAGCTCTTTGTTGCCCAGAATCATACTGATGTTAGCGGGGTATCTGGTAGGTTTGGCGAAGGTGGGAGGACCCTGCTTGCTGTGGACATCTTCGCCACGGCCCACTGACTTTTCACCCTCGTGGCCGCGCCCGCCCTGGAGCAAATACGAGCCGGCGCTCGCCACGCTCGCCGACCCCGCCTGGTCCTCGGCGATCTTTTTGGCAATGAGGACGGGGGTGGGGACCAGGCCAGCCGGGTGGTAGGCGTGGCCGTCCGCCTGCTCGCGGCCTGCTAAGCGATCGGAAGGATCGTGTCTCATTTTCATCTCAAAGTGACTCTCGGGGTTGTTGTAGGTCATCTTATGAAAATCTGAGAGGGacacatttcaaaatgataAGACTCGTttttacagaagaaaaaaaaaacgtttaacagaccacaaaaaaaatacacgccATACCTGGACTGGTAGGTTTGAAGACCGGTAATTTGGCAAGCATCAAGTCTGGATCTGGCCGGACCAGGTCTATAATATCCGGATCTTTGGCGACGAAGCTTCTGGGTGAAAGAGAAGGTACTCTGTCCAAATCGTGGACGGGGGGCGCTCCATCCATCTCCTGGACGAGAAGGTTTCCGCTCCCCGTGGACTTGAGCGATCCTTGACCGGCCCCGAGCTCGTCTTCCTCCAGGCCGCTCTCCAACGAGCCTATGGTCTCCTCGAAAAACTGGAGGCACTCCTTCTCCTCCGGGCTCAGAAAGCGCAGCGTGTcttcatcctaaaaaaaaaaaacaatcgtcGTCAGTAAACCAGCGGCGGTCGGGACATCGACGCGCAGGCACCCGCGTTCGGACGCCGTCTGCCAACGTGTAAAGGAGACGAGGCTGGggagtgacaaaaaaaatggccggCAGAACCGGTCGGGGCGgtgtggcgtggcgtggcgtctTGCCAACGAGGCGTGTGAGCTGGTCGAGCAGGTGCGACGCTTGGCGACTGCGTGTTTTGTGTCAACAAGATGAATGGCGCACAGATGATCTGACGCGCTTACCGTTTCGATAATAGAAGAGCAGAACAGGGGCCccagtgtgaatgtttgttgtCCCTCCCACCAAAAGGGAATCGAGCAAGCCCTCACCCCGAGGGTTGAATCCACGTACGACGTGCGCTCGCCTTTATCCCTCCATTCCGTACTCGGTAGGCCAAGCGTAAATGTGGCGTTCAAAAGGACACGGGTAGTTTTCCAGTCTTACCTGCGATTTGGAGCTCCGCCACAAGGCGCCGTTGAGTCGGGAGCGGCCCACATTGTTGTCCATGTCCTGGATGAGGCCGGAAGGGCTCGCTAGCGCTTTGGACATCTTCGGAACCACTATGCCGGAAGCCCGATCATATCTGCTCCTCGCTCAGAGGGGTCACCTGGGTCTGAAGGAGAGATGACAAAGGGCAAACGTGGATTTAAATGGCCAgcggtccgtccgtccgtccgtctgagCAACTTTCTTATTTCTGGGTTCTGTTGGCATTTGAACTTAGCAGTCTCACAAGCACGCTCGTCAAAGTTGCACACTGGTGATGTGATTTTGTCTATTGGCGCTCCAAATTGGGCTCGCATGTCAAGGTACTGTGGTATGAATGATGAAGTCACATTGCAGCGGACAGACCAGTTTATCCAGAATCTGCGGCTTGCGGCTCCTCACCCCGAAACTGCGAGACTTGACATTCCGCAATGGAGAACATCACTTTCTTTGGCTTCCTGGCTCGGTTGGTTGGTTCTGTTGGCTCACTTGTCGTGTCAACAAAAGCGGATCATTAGTAGGACTATTGTTCTCCTAATTGTCCAGTTTCGCTGCCCCGTATGAGCATTTTTCTCCCACTGAATAGCATTACTACATTGGCACTTTTGTGTGAGTGACCCACTTCACCTTGCGCAAATACGCGGATGGATGGCTTGCTTTTTGTTGACACCTCCACTCGGCTACAATGGACAGAAACTTCCCCCTCCCTGACAAAAATCAACGCTGTTCGGCGCAGTGAGTCATTGGGATGGTGTGCTGTTTTTGAAATAGCTAAAAAGtgtgaatgaaacaaaaaaaacacgcagTTTTCAAGTGCCACCATAGAGCTCAAAGGTACAAATTGAATGCAAATTCTATGTGATTTCAATGAGGAATTAAAAGGGCTCAAATCGGAAATTAGAAAGCCGTCTAAAAAGGCTTAGCTAAATAGGTTGAATAGGATTTACCTTCAAATGTGACAGCTCCATCCTCGTTGAAATCTCTCACTTCCAGAAATAGATCTTTTTTTCTGCTAAGTCCCACTTGTGTCGCCGCCTGCTTCCTCCACTTCGACCGATGACGCGACAATTTAAGATGCCAACAACTGGCCCCGCCTATCTCTCGTGGGTGCGTGCGTGGAGGAGTAGGAAATTGAACCAAcgtgtaatttttttgtgaaatgttCCTTGGTTTCACTCGGCTGTGGAAAAAGTTCCATTGGtcagggggggaaaaaatcctcCTGAATACAGTGAGAGTTTGTCATTTTAGCGCTCTCCTGTGGAAAATCTGGGTACTACATGCTTTTTAATCAACGTAAATAGGGGACGTCTACACATCATGTGATTTCATTGTTTATCATGATTCCAGGAATGCTATTTCAATTCCAACCGAGTCACCCCCGTGCttccaatataaaataaaaataaagaatggtTCCGATTTGATTTGGGCTTCCGAGCAGTCCCCGAACGCACCATCTTGGAGTTGACTGCGCCTGCCGGCCGGCCGGGGCTACGTCAACGAGCTCCACTCCACCAGCAAACGCCGTTTGTCCGCTCATTTATCCCGGTGGCAGGGGGCCCACCGTCTGCCTTCAGGCCGCGGACTGAGTCCGGTGAGTGAACCGCCACCCCAAGTTACGAATTTCGGGATAAACTGGCTTCGGCCGCACCGCTGAGATGCCAAATGGCTTACATGCGTCCATTATCGGACAGGGAACCTTCTGTTACATTTTGGCAGCTTAAGTAAGCAATTGGCGTTTTTGCCCCTCCTAAGATTTAATGAAGTTAGAGTGTAGAAAACAAAACCACTACTACTTTCAAAGAAAAACCTTGAACCAGCTCATCGACTGGAAATTGCAAGGAGCATGTTAGCCAGAGTTACGTTAGCCGTCATAGTGGCCATTAGCCCTTTAGCTCCGAGCTAACTGTTAGCCCCGAGCTAAGTTGGATTTTACAGGGCAGTCGTTGTGAGGGCACACGTGATTTGAGGAGAAATCCTCCAAACAACCAAAATAACTATGTATTAACATGAAATATTGAGGACGGGCGCGTTAGCTCGAAGCTTGTTTATCAGATGCGTTCAGGTGACTGAGGAAAAACTGTCAGTGGGAAAGAGCAAAGCAAATGCTGCCTCCCACCGGATTTGTGGGGAACATAAAGAATAGAGATACGAGATATGAATGGACATGTAGTACTAATGTTTGCAATGAGTTTTGGGGACAAGTGTTGATGGGGTCTGTCGTTTGCAGTCAACGAGTCAAACGAGATAGATTGTCCTGCCACAACTGTTTTATTGTCCTCTTCTGCTTTgcgtccttttttttctgtattgagAATCCACTTAGTTTGTTActacttgtcattttttttacagtagctAAGCTAGGCTATCGCTATCCGTCTGATCCTGAGCATCCGTGGTGCTTTGTTTTGCCTgtgttacgactccccctgatgattgggaagtagtcacagctgtgttggcctgggcaaggctttgcgacctgtaaagaaaaagaaaccacaCACGAAACAACCCACCCTACTATATAGcgtacccaggctgacagccgtaacagcCTGTCAAGCGCTGCTCCAAAGTGTCTCCTGATCACATGACCCCGTAACTAGAACCGGCATCCTTTGCGGTGTCGGGTTACCGCAGCTCCTCGAGGTCCGGTCTCCATGGTGACGGACAGAGCCACGAACGACCGTCCCTGACCGGCGGCGGTCGAAGGAAACGGCCTCTTCGAGTGTACGGCGACGTTGTTGACGTTCTCTGTTTGCGTTGTCCTTTTAGCCTGAAGGATGAACCAGGGCCGCCGCCATGTCCTGCAGCAGCGCCCCCACTAACGCCGAAAACCTGGAGGGCTTCCACGAGGTCAACCTGGCCTCGCCCACCACTCCTGACCTGCAGGTACGACCGGCTCACCTTTCCTGGCAAAATACACACGCCGAAAGGCATTTGCAGAGGAGCCAATGATTGCCGTCGTCGTCGTTCTCCTATTCCAAGTGAATCACAGCTAGTCTTCCCGGTCAGGTCAATTTCTGTTCATTTGGAGTCCCTGGCTATTCATTCATCTCTAAATTGTAGACTGCGTTGACGGCGACGGACGATTGCAATTCTCGTGTGTCACCACGAGGTGGCAGAATAGCACGACTGCTTTCACCTGCACAAATCGCAGTTTGAATTGAATGGAGTGCAATAATGGCCTTATTGTCATGACTATAGGAGTACAAGGAGATTTAAAGCTTGCCCATGAAGTGGGAAGTCATGAAATATTTTGGGAATTTGGAAAACTTCATTTCTCTTGATTCAAAAAATTCCAAGCGGCGTCCTATGCCAACCTCTGCCTGACCAAACGCTCGGTGCCCCCCTCCAGAGCCGAGCGGAGCAGCGCCCCCCCACCTGCCAGAGTACGCCGCCCACCTCGCTGTACCGCACCCACTCGCTGGGGGCGCCGCCGGCCGGCCTGCGGGCCGACCAGCTCCCCACGCGGCCCGTCTACTCCACGCCGCCGCCGCACGCTCACAATGGCGGGTAAGCGAGAGAGCGGGCGGTGGTCCGCTCGGCGGGTTGTTTGAACCATCTCCGCTTCTCCCCTCCAGCGCGTCCGAGGCGGACGCGGCGGAAGTCAAGTTCCCGCCGTGCGCCGAAGGCGAGGAATGCGGCGCGCCGGCCGAGAGTTTTTCCCACCTGCGCAGCCCTTCGGTCATGGAGGTGCGAGAGAAAGGATACGAGCGGCTGAAGGAGGAACTGGCCAAAGCGCAGAGGGTAAACCGCAAACGTCGGGGAGGGGCCATCCACGCCCGATCCCCCTTtagccgccgccgtcgtcgtcgacGGCTTTTGCTCGTTTGCGCGCGTCCGAGGGCATTTTTGTGGTTTGTGGTCATCTTTGATTTGCTCCCGACGCGTCCACATTTCATTTGAGTGCCAGCGAGGATGCAAATtatgattttcttttcatttctccTTCACCTTTGTCGGATCGCCATTGCTTGTCgtggtgtgcgtgcgtgcgcgtaaGGAGCTGCTGTTAAAGGATGAGGAGTGTGAGAGGTTGTCAAAAGTGCGCGATCAGCTGGGCCAGGAGCTGGAGGAGCTCACCGCCAGCCTCTTTCAGGTCGGTGCGCTCGCTTCCTCCTTTTGACAAGAGGGGACGGGACTTCTTTTCCCTTTTGGGACCCACCGGCGGGTGGGCGGCGCCACTTTTCCCGGCGCGTCCAATAGCGTGGCCAAAATCCACCGGCGAGCGGCGCTTTCTGGCTTCTCGCTCATTTGGCCATTCCggcctgctgttttttttttctttctctcttcttGTCCTTCAGGAGGCCCACAAGATGGTGAGGGAAGCCAACGTGAAGGAGGCCAACGCCGAGAAGCAGCTGAAAGAAGCCTTGGGCAAGGTGAGACGGCGcacatgcaggtcatccaatgatttcctgtattttgaccacgttaaaaaaaaaattataatagcttggacaacgtcggcggacCGGATCAAAAGGCCTAACGgggcgtatatggcccgcgggccgtagtttgcccatgtttgCCCTAACCTATCTGGGAGAATGGCTTTAAAGTAGCAAGCCCGAGTGGCCTCTGGCCAACCCCCgtcccttcccttccctcccCCCCAGATCGACATCCTCCAGGCCGAGGTGCGGGCCCTCAAGACCCTGGTCCTTTCGTCCC harbors:
- the proser2 gene encoding uncharacterized protein proser2, producing MSKALASPSGLIQDMDNNVGRSRLNGALWRSSKSQDEDTLRFLSPEEKECLQFFEETIGSLESGLEEDELGAGQGSLKSTGSGNLLVQEMDGAPPVHDLDRVPSLSPRSFVAKDPDIIDLVRPDPDLMLAKLPVFKPTSPDFHKMTYNNPESHFEMKMRHDPSDRLAGREQADGHAYHPAGLVPTPVLIAKKIAEDQAGSASVASAGSYLLQGGRGHEGEKSVGRGEDVHSKQGPPTFAKPTRYPANISMILGNKELQNQPAFNINLYDRRALVMSNLPGGPQVLPPEEFKANLAAKKHGPPARSMSFKDPTPEQTRMEALSKLGLAGNRALSGGTSGPDAVAAAPRPVPTAASGIAAVLENRNRVPPRDSGVLTPRAEVPAAPQGYPSGKKAESRSTEPPRKPAVSPPHARKSSPYASPSDIASLELNSFGGKSIVVTPGPAKKEPATVSEAQEVPWVLGTPSQFNSYGGKSKMVSPTSGAAVPRSHLPDILSSHIQVNPKPRLPPAELNSYGGKSQTIDPAASKGPPPSPAPRIPPSSRGQAGASAKTPSETKRKPAPMFRSQGITVQFSGRGANEDSRKQALKRLGLLKES
- the rab3ip gene encoding rab-3A-interacting protein isoform X1 — translated: MSCSSAPTNAENLEGFHEVNLASPTTPDLQSRAEQRPPTCQSTPPTSLYRTHSLGAPPAGLRADQLPTRPVYSTPPPHAHNGGASEADAAEVKFPPCAEGEECGAPAESFSHLRSPSVMEVREKGYERLKEELAKAQRELLLKDEECERLSKVRDQLGQELEELTASLFQEAHKMVREANVKEANAEKQLKEALGKIDILQAEVRALKTLVLSSPTSPVGELPNVGVKTGFRKGHSRNKSTSSAVSGTQADPLATRPIVRECREADAQLFAEFKAWREEPTLEPSCCFLRRVYREDIYPCLTFNKSELGSSILESVEQNTLSVEPVGFQPLPVVKASAVECGGPKKCALSGQTKTCKHRIKFGDSSNYYFVSPYCRYRITAVCNFFTYIRYIHQGLVKQQDAEQMFWEVMQLRRQMSLAKLGYFQDDL